A stretch of Mucilaginibacter terrae DNA encodes these proteins:
- a CDS encoding flippase, with translation MRIPSIPGFDQQAFQKYFKNTGMLMMARVGSMVIKMVVNTFVLSSYLGPTQNGILNYPMTIVVFSMAVAALGLDGFVTRELINHPERKSTLLGTAFWMRLLAGVVTLPLVYVAYEVITHFKHLNTPFTFVLIVAFTAIIQAFNIIESYFQAKVQAKYIMYVQVAGNLTSAGIKLTLVLLHMPLLWFVYALLFDALIIAVGYIIVYRKTHNTITEWKYKAPVAAYLFKKSWPLAFSAILVSIYMKIDQAMITSYLGEAELGIYSTVVSLSESFYFLPVAVVTSVFPAIVYARKTDIDRYYKRLQNMYDLMVIISLSVAIFMTFASSFIYKIAFHNHPEFWSGAPVLAVHVWAGIFVFLGSASGQYLIAEGYFKLSMLRTGVGALVNIILNIYFIPAYGIIGAAYATLVAYAVATFFILLIPKTRSQGVQMLKSLFLISLFQKAFNR, from the coding sequence ATGCGTATTCCAAGTATTCCCGGTTTCGATCAGCAGGCTTTTCAAAAGTATTTTAAAAATACAGGGATGCTCATGATGGCGCGTGTTGGCAGCATGGTTATTAAAATGGTGGTCAATACGTTTGTATTGTCGAGCTATTTGGGGCCAACTCAAAACGGTATACTCAATTACCCCATGACCATTGTGGTTTTTTCCATGGCAGTAGCTGCCTTGGGTTTAGATGGCTTTGTTACCCGCGAACTCATCAATCATCCCGAAAGGAAATCGACCTTGTTAGGTACCGCCTTTTGGATGCGCTTGTTGGCAGGTGTAGTTACCTTACCGCTGGTGTATGTAGCTTACGAAGTTATCACACACTTTAAACACCTTAATACGCCGTTTACGTTTGTGCTTATAGTGGCGTTTACAGCCATTATACAGGCATTTAATATTATAGAGAGCTATTTTCAGGCTAAGGTGCAGGCCAAGTACATTATGTATGTTCAGGTAGCGGGTAACCTTACCTCGGCAGGTATTAAACTTACCTTGGTGCTGTTGCATATGCCTCTCCTATGGTTTGTATATGCCTTATTGTTTGATGCATTGATTATAGCCGTTGGATACATTATAGTTTACCGCAAAACCCATAACACGATTACCGAGTGGAAGTACAAAGCTCCGGTGGCTGCCTATTTGTTCAAAAAATCGTGGCCTTTGGCGTTTTCGGCTATACTGGTATCTATCTACATGAAAATAGATCAGGCTATGATAACCAGCTACCTGGGCGAAGCTGAATTGGGTATATATTCTACAGTGGTTAGTTTGAGCGAAAGTTTTTACTTTTTACCGGTTGCCGTGGTAACATCGGTATTCCCGGCAATAGTTTATGCGCGTAAAACAGATATTGACCGCTACTACAAGCGGCTGCAAAATATGTATGACCTTATGGTTATAATTAGCTTGTCGGTAGCCATATTTATGACGTTTGCCTCATCATTTATCTATAAAATAGCATTTCATAACCATCCTGAGTTTTGGTCCGGAGCACCGGTATTGGCCGTACACGTTTGGGCTGGCATATTTGTATTTTTAGGGAGCGCCAGCGGTCAATATTTAATTGCCGAGGGTTATTTTAAGCTGTCTATGTTGCGTACAGGGGTAGGGGCTTTGGTAAACATTATTCTTAATATTTACTTTATTCCGGCGTACGGAATAATTGGAGCTGCTTATGCAACGCTGGTAGCCTATGCGGTAGCCACGTTTTTTATACTGCTTATACCAAAAACTCGTAGTCAGGGAGTGCAAATGTTAAAATCTTTATTCTTAATTTCACTTTTTCAAAAAGCATTTAATCGTTGA
- a CDS encoding class I SAM-dependent methyltransferase has translation MADDKLSGNVKTAYDEFYKTHDEAWRMLGAKYKAQHIIDVCKGRTFAKVLEVGAGDGSILKILSEQNFAPEYHAVEISDSGVEYIQSRNIGNLKSVQVFDGYHLPFEDDSFDLIILSHVLEHVEHERMLLRELKRVAKMCVIEVPRDYKKNVDGRIKHFLAYGHINVYTPTSLRYLLLTEGFKVETDLTSMIEPEVTKFNTYINQKKPKSFITDLKITTEFMVKSAVGTFLGKNKQEELANAYTVLCSKTNKQADIF, from the coding sequence ATGGCCGATGACAAGCTGAGCGGCAATGTAAAAACTGCCTACGACGAATTTTACAAAACGCACGACGAAGCCTGGCGCATGCTGGGTGCCAAGTACAAAGCCCAGCATATTATCGACGTATGCAAAGGCCGCACGTTTGCCAAAGTGCTCGAAGTTGGCGCGGGCGATGGCAGCATCCTCAAAATACTTTCTGAACAAAATTTTGCGCCCGAGTATCACGCTGTCGAAATTTCGGATAGCGGGGTAGAGTACATCCAATCGCGTAATATTGGTAATTTAAAATCGGTACAGGTGTTTGATGGTTATCATTTACCTTTTGAAGACGACAGCTTCGACCTGATCATATTGTCGCACGTGCTGGAGCATGTAGAGCATGAACGCATGCTGCTCCGCGAACTGAAACGTGTGGCTAAAATGTGTGTTATCGAGGTTCCGCGCGATTACAAGAAGAATGTAGACGGGCGCATTAAGCATTTCCTGGCTTACGGACACATTAATGTTTATACGCCAACATCATTACGTTACCTGCTGCTTACAGAAGGTTTTAAGGTAGAAACAGACCTTACCTCCATGATTGAACCTGAGGTAACCAAGTTTAATACCTACATTAATCAAAAAAAGCCTAAGAGCTTTATTACCGATTTAAAGATAACTACCGAGTTTATGGTTAAAAGTGCTGTTGGTACCTTTTTAGGTAAAAACAAGCAGGAAGAGTTGGCCAATGCCTACACCGTGCTTTGCAGCAAAACCAATAAACAAGCCGATATTTTTTAA
- a CDS encoding FkbM family methyltransferase yields the protein MSNFSLLIDVLKQPKRLKSLLSFNSKGYLNTIGWFNAFDTQSPVDEKGNPIPWVTYSFIDFIKDRLKPEHAVFEFGSGNSTIFYAQRTGIVVSVEHDKEWFDKITSTKPENAEMIFCELQRDGDYCRMPVKLGEEFDIIIVDGRDRVNCCIQAVEALSANGVIVLDDSERPGYRDGINYLLDKGFKQIPFSGISPGLFYYKTTTVFYKPDNCLGI from the coding sequence TTGAGCAATTTTTCGTTACTAATAGATGTTCTGAAGCAGCCTAAAAGGCTGAAATCGTTGTTATCATTCAACAGCAAGGGGTATTTAAATACCATTGGCTGGTTCAATGCATTTGATACGCAGTCGCCGGTTGATGAAAAAGGCAATCCCATCCCATGGGTAACTTATTCTTTTATCGATTTTATTAAAGACCGCTTAAAGCCTGAGCATGCGGTGTTTGAATTTGGCTCGGGTAATTCAACCATATTTTATGCACAGCGCACGGGTATTGTGGTATCGGTTGAACATGATAAAGAATGGTTCGACAAAATAACATCTACCAAACCCGAGAATGCCGAAATGATTTTTTGCGAACTACAGCGCGACGGCGATTACTGCCGCATGCCGGTTAAACTGGGCGAGGAGTTTGATATTATTATTGTTGACGGCCGCGACCGGGTGAACTGCTGCATTCAGGCTGTTGAGGCGCTTTCGGCAAACGGAGTTATCGTACTTGATGATTCGGAACGCCCCGGTTACCGCGATGGGATTAATTACCTGTTGGATAAAGGCTTTAAGCAAATCCCGTTCAGCGGTATATCTCCGGGCTTGTTTTATTATAAAACCACCACAGTATTTTATAAACCTGATAACTGTTTAGGAATATAA
- a CDS encoding FkbM family methyltransferase encodes MYAHLKCIKLNDDAEFWIFYAFFAIEDIHLHMTTDHPYFKPLHSYSQDGEDMVLRSLLKESTPNYEDYKGFFIDIGAHHPFRFSNTMHFYEQGWRGINIEPTPTAIQLFNQYRERDINLNVGIGDAHSKQTLYCFNDSAFNTFDEPTARQRDKDQSSFHVVETAEVEIYTLAEVLNQHLPAGQSVIDFMSIDVAGLDVKVLQSNNWSKYRPKFVLVEDVDDNFSHLDASEAHSFLADQGYRIVNKTLRTLLFKQV; translated from the coding sequence TTGTACGCTCACTTAAAATGCATTAAGCTGAATGATGATGCTGAATTTTGGATATTTTATGCTTTTTTTGCCATTGAAGACATTCATTTGCATATGACAACCGACCATCCATATTTTAAACCGCTGCATTCGTACTCTCAAGATGGCGAAGACATGGTGCTGCGTTCCCTCTTAAAAGAGAGCACACCTAACTATGAAGACTACAAGGGCTTCTTTATCGATATTGGCGCGCACCACCCGTTCCGGTTTTCAAATACTATGCATTTTTATGAGCAAGGCTGGCGCGGTATCAACATCGAACCTACGCCTACCGCCATACAGCTGTTTAACCAATACCGCGAGCGCGATATTAATCTGAACGTTGGTATAGGCGATGCACATTCTAAACAAACGCTTTACTGTTTTAATGATTCGGCCTTTAACACTTTTGATGAGCCAACCGCCCGCCAGCGCGATAAAGATCAAAGCAGCTTTCACGTAGTTGAAACAGCCGAGGTTGAAATATATACGCTTGCCGAGGTTTTAAACCAGCACCTGCCCGCAGGTCAATCTGTTATTGATTTTATGAGCATTGATGTGGCCGGGCTTGATGTAAAGGTATTGCAATCGAACAACTGGAGTAAGTACCGCCCGAAGTTTGTATTGGTTGAAGATGTTGACGATAATTTTAGCCACCTTGATGCCTCTGAAGCGCACAGCTTTTTGGCCGACCAGGGTTACCGTATAGTAAACAAAACGCTCCGTACGCTACTGTTTAAACAAGTGTAA
- a CDS encoding glycosyltransferase: MQNLAPIALFVYNRPEHTRRTISYLQKNQLADDSRLFIYSDGAKTKADEDKVDEIRRYAQTVTGFKSVNVIERETNVGLANSIISGVTHLVNDYGKVIVFEDDLLSSPYTLQYFNEALDRYAANEEVMHIGAYMYNLKAQGLTQSFFYRAATSWGWATWARAWKNFEPDVDKLIQQFDKEKINQFSIEGTMNFWKQIQQFKAGKNNSWAIRWYASIFLKGGLTLNPAHSLIQNIGHDGTGVHSNNEDIYQVQVSRQPVTWFPSVLQEDKKAYAAIKHFLKNRKGTLLQRGVRFVKQMKEKYLS; the protein is encoded by the coding sequence ATGCAAAACCTGGCACCCATAGCCCTGTTTGTTTATAACCGGCCCGAGCATACGCGCCGCACCATCAGCTACCTGCAAAAAAACCAGTTGGCCGATGATTCGCGCCTGTTTATTTACTCGGATGGCGCCAAAACAAAGGCCGATGAAGATAAAGTAGATGAGATACGTCGCTATGCCCAAACGGTTACGGGCTTTAAATCGGTAAATGTTATTGAGCGCGAAACTAATGTAGGGCTTGCCAATTCCATCATTAGCGGTGTGACACATTTGGTTAACGATTATGGCAAGGTTATCGTTTTTGAAGACGACCTGCTATCATCGCCTTATACCCTGCAATATTTTAACGAAGCGTTAGACCGCTATGCCGCTAATGAAGAGGTAATGCACATTGGCGCATACATGTATAACCTCAAAGCCCAGGGCTTAACACAATCCTTTTTTTACCGTGCGGCCACCAGTTGGGGTTGGGCCACCTGGGCCCGTGCCTGGAAAAACTTTGAACCCGATGTTGACAAGCTTATACAACAGTTCGACAAAGAGAAAATAAACCAGTTTTCTATCGAAGGCACCATGAATTTCTGGAAGCAAATACAGCAGTTTAAGGCCGGTAAAAACAACTCCTGGGCTATACGCTGGTACGCTTCTATATTTTTAAAAGGTGGCTTAACGCTTAACCCGGCGCATTCGCTCATTCAAAATATTGGTCACGATGGCACAGGAGTGCATTCCAATAACGAGGATATTTACCAGGTGCAAGTTAGCCGTCAGCCGGTTACGTGGTTCCCATCGGTGTTGCAGGAAGACAAAAAGGCTTATGCGGCTATAAAACACTTCTTAAAAAACAGGAAAGGTACTTTGTTGCAGAGAGGGGTAAGATTTGTTAAGCAAATGAAGGAGAAATATTTGAGCTGA